From a single Streptomyces misionensis genomic region:
- a CDS encoding AMP-binding protein, whose translation MHLSAHVDTFARDHLPPPHEWPELRFDLPELRYPARLNCAAELLDGTDGSRPAFRTPDGPPWTYDELRARVDRIAHVLTGELGVVPGNRVLLRGPTTPWLAACWLAVLKAGAVAVTVLAQQRPHELATICEIARVGHALCDARSVADLTKAGIPGLRVTTYGAGTPDDLLRRPAPGTPYPAVDTASDDVALIAFTSGTTGRPKGCMHFHRDVLAIADTFSRHVLRPHAGDVFAGSPPLGFTFGLGGLVVFPLRAGASALLMEQSGPRRLLPAIAEHRVSVLFTAPTAYRAMLDELDGHDVSSLRRCVSAGENLPAATWRAWHARTGVRVINGIGATELLHIFLSAADEAIRPGTTGVPVPGWQARVQGPDGTPLPDGEPGLLAVRGPVGCRYLADPRQRDYVRDGWNITGDTYVREPDGYFRYVARADDMIISAGYNIAGPEVEDALLRHPDVLETAVVGRPDEARGQVVVAYTVLRDGARRDPEPLRAFLTAELAPYKCPREFVFLDALPRTATGKLQRFRLRNPGDQQ comes from the coding sequence ATGCATCTCTCGGCCCACGTGGACACCTTCGCGCGCGACCATCTGCCGCCCCCGCACGAGTGGCCCGAGCTGCGCTTCGACCTCCCGGAGCTGCGCTATCCCGCCCGGCTGAACTGCGCGGCCGAGCTGCTGGACGGCACGGACGGGTCCCGCCCGGCCTTCCGCACCCCGGACGGGCCGCCCTGGACGTACGACGAACTGCGCGCCCGCGTCGACCGGATCGCGCACGTCCTCACCGGCGAGCTGGGCGTGGTCCCGGGCAACCGGGTCCTGCTGCGCGGCCCCACCACGCCCTGGCTCGCGGCCTGCTGGCTGGCGGTGCTCAAGGCGGGCGCCGTCGCGGTCACCGTGCTGGCCCAGCAGCGCCCGCACGAACTGGCGACCATCTGCGAGATCGCCCGCGTGGGCCACGCCCTGTGCGACGCCCGCTCGGTGGCCGACCTGACGAAGGCGGGCATCCCCGGGCTGCGCGTCACCACGTACGGCGCCGGCACCCCCGACGACCTCCTGCGCCGCCCCGCGCCCGGCACGCCCTACCCGGCCGTCGACACCGCCTCCGACGACGTCGCCCTGATCGCCTTCACCTCGGGCACCACCGGCCGCCCGAAGGGGTGCATGCACTTCCACCGGGACGTGCTCGCCATCGCCGACACCTTCTCCCGGCACGTCCTGCGCCCCCATGCGGGCGACGTGTTCGCCGGCAGCCCCCCGCTCGGCTTCACCTTCGGCCTCGGCGGTCTGGTCGTCTTCCCGCTGCGGGCCGGCGCGAGCGCGCTCCTGATGGAACAGTCCGGGCCCCGCCGCCTCCTCCCGGCGATAGCCGAGCACCGCGTCTCGGTCCTGTTCACCGCCCCGACCGCCTACCGCGCCATGCTGGACGAGCTGGACGGGCACGACGTCTCGTCGCTGCGGCGCTGTGTGTCGGCCGGCGAGAACCTGCCCGCGGCCACCTGGCGGGCCTGGCACGCGCGCACGGGGGTGCGCGTCATCAACGGGATCGGCGCGACCGAGCTGCTGCACATCTTCCTCTCCGCCGCGGACGAGGCGATCAGACCGGGCACCACGGGGGTTCCGGTGCCGGGCTGGCAGGCCCGGGTGCAGGGCCCGGACGGCACCCCGCTGCCCGACGGCGAACCCGGGCTGCTGGCGGTGCGCGGCCCGGTCGGCTGCCGCTACCTCGCCGACCCGCGCCAGCGCGACTACGTACGCGACGGCTGGAACATCACCGGCGACACGTACGTCCGGGAGCCCGACGGCTATTTCCGCTACGTGGCACGCGCCGACGACATGATCATCTCGGCCGGGTACAACATCGCGGGCCCGGAGGTGGAGGACGCCCTGCTGCGCCACCCGGACGTGCTGGAGACCGCGGTGGTCGGCCGTCCCGACGAGGCCCGCGGCCAGGTGGTGGTCGCCTACACGGTGCTGCGCGACGGCGCCCGCCGCGACCCGGAGCCGCTGCGGGCGTTCCTCACCGCCGAGCTGGCGCCGTACAAATGCCCCCGCGAGTTCGTCTTCCTGGACGCCCTGCCGCGCACGGCCACCGGCAAGTTGCAGCGGTTCCGCCTGCGCAACCCCGGTGACCAGCAGTGA
- a CDS encoding bifunctional salicylyl-CoA 5-hydroxylase/oxidoreductase, whose protein sequence is MPTSAASAASRVAVVGGGPGGLYAAALLKRLDPTREVTVWERNAPDETFGFGVVLSDETLGGIEHADPVVYEALQRHFVRWDDIDIVHRGVRHTSGGHGFAALGRHRLLKILHDRCRELGVHIEFRTPAPPPGRLAADHDLVVAADGVHSATRETYADVFRPTITGHRCRYIWLAADFAFDAFRFEIAETEHGVMQLHGYPFAPDASTVIVEMREEVWRAAGFDETDPRESTDRCAKVFAEALRGRPLRSNNSAWTTFRTVVNDRWSHGNVVLLGDAAHTAHFSIGSGTKLAVEDALALAACLSEQPDVPAALTAYEAERKPVVASTQRAAKASLEWFENLRLYRDQPPRQFAFNLLTRSRRVTHDNLRLRDAHFTESVEREFGCPPGTPPMFTPFRLRGLTLRNRVVVSAMDMYSATDGVPGDFHLVHLGARALGGAALVMTEMVCVSERGRITPGCAGLYTGRQTEAWRRITDFVHRQAPGTAIGVQLGHSGRKGSTRVMWEGMDDPLPTGNWPLVAPSPLPYKPVSQVPREVTRAQLTDIREQFAASAWRAARAGFDLLELHCAHGYLLSGFLSPLTNHRTDAYGGSLQKRLRFPLEVFDAVRAVWPADRPMTVRISATDWAEGGTTAEDAVEIARAFAGHGADAIDVSTGQVVSDERPDFGRSYQTPFADRIRHEVGVPVIAVGAISSWDDVNSLILAGRADLCALARPHLYDPHWTLHAAAEQSYTGPAAPWPPPYRAGSRRPRTGRTDTPKPRLSLGG, encoded by the coding sequence GTGCCGACGTCAGCCGCGTCCGCCGCCTCCCGCGTCGCCGTCGTCGGCGGGGGACCCGGCGGCCTCTACGCCGCCGCCCTGCTCAAGCGCCTGGACCCCACCCGTGAGGTGACCGTCTGGGAGCGCAACGCCCCCGACGAGACCTTCGGCTTCGGGGTCGTGCTGTCCGACGAGACCCTGGGCGGCATCGAACACGCCGACCCGGTGGTCTACGAGGCCCTGCAACGGCACTTCGTCCGCTGGGACGACATCGACATCGTCCACCGGGGCGTGCGCCACACCTCCGGGGGACACGGCTTCGCGGCCCTCGGCAGACACCGCCTCCTGAAGATCCTGCACGACCGCTGCCGGGAGCTCGGCGTACACATCGAGTTCCGCACCCCGGCCCCGCCCCCCGGCCGGCTCGCCGCCGACCACGACCTGGTCGTCGCCGCCGACGGGGTGCACAGCGCCACCCGCGAGACCTACGCCGACGTCTTCCGCCCCACGATCACCGGCCACCGCTGCCGCTACATCTGGCTCGCCGCCGACTTCGCCTTCGACGCCTTCCGCTTCGAGATCGCCGAGACCGAGCACGGCGTGATGCAACTGCACGGCTACCCGTTCGCACCCGACGCCTCGACGGTCATCGTCGAGATGCGCGAGGAGGTCTGGCGGGCGGCGGGATTCGACGAGACGGACCCGCGCGAATCGACCGACCGCTGCGCCAAGGTCTTCGCCGAGGCGCTGCGCGGCCGGCCGCTGCGCTCCAACAACTCGGCGTGGACGACCTTCCGCACGGTGGTCAACGACCGCTGGTCGCACGGCAACGTCGTGCTGCTCGGCGACGCGGCCCACACCGCCCACTTCTCCATCGGCTCGGGCACCAAGCTGGCCGTGGAGGACGCGCTGGCGCTGGCGGCGTGCCTGTCCGAACAGCCCGACGTGCCCGCCGCGTTGACGGCGTACGAGGCCGAGCGCAAACCGGTCGTCGCCTCCACCCAGCGGGCCGCGAAGGCGAGCCTGGAGTGGTTCGAGAACCTGCGCCTCTACCGGGACCAGCCGCCCCGCCAGTTCGCGTTCAACCTGCTCACCCGCAGCCGCCGGGTCACCCATGACAACCTCCGGCTGCGCGACGCCCACTTCACCGAGTCCGTGGAGCGCGAGTTCGGCTGCCCGCCCGGTACACCCCCGATGTTCACGCCGTTCCGGCTGCGCGGGCTGACCCTGCGCAACCGGGTGGTGGTGTCCGCGATGGACATGTACTCCGCCACCGACGGCGTGCCCGGCGACTTCCACCTCGTCCACCTGGGCGCCCGCGCGCTCGGTGGGGCGGCGCTGGTCATGACCGAGATGGTGTGCGTGAGCGAGCGGGGCCGCATCACCCCCGGCTGCGCCGGCCTCTACACCGGCCGGCAGACGGAGGCGTGGCGCCGGATCACCGACTTCGTGCACCGGCAGGCGCCGGGCACCGCGATCGGCGTCCAGCTCGGTCACTCGGGCCGCAAGGGCTCCACCAGAGTGATGTGGGAGGGCATGGACGACCCGCTGCCCACGGGCAACTGGCCGCTGGTCGCGCCCTCCCCGCTGCCGTACAAACCGGTCAGCCAGGTCCCGCGCGAAGTCACCCGTGCTCAACTCACGGACATCCGCGAGCAGTTCGCGGCGTCGGCGTGGCGTGCCGCACGGGCCGGCTTCGACCTCCTCGAACTGCACTGCGCCCACGGCTATCTGCTCTCCGGTTTCCTGTCCCCGCTCACCAACCACCGCACGGACGCCTACGGCGGCTCGCTGCAGAAACGGCTGCGCTTCCCGCTGGAGGTCTTCGACGCCGTCCGCGCGGTGTGGCCGGCCGATCGCCCGATGACGGTCCGTATCTCCGCCACCGACTGGGCGGAAGGGGGCACGACGGCCGAGGACGCGGTCGAGATCGCCCGCGCCTTCGCCGGCCACGGCGCGGACGCGATCGACGTCTCCACGGGCCAGGTCGTCTCCGACGAACGGCCCGACTTCGGCCGCTCCTACCAGACCCCGTTCGCCGACCGGATCCGCCACGAGGTGGGCGTCCCGGTGATCGCCGTCGGCGCCATCTCCTCCTGGGACGACGTCAACTCCCTGATCCTGGCGGGTCGCGCCGACCTGTGCGCCCTGGCCCGCCCCCACCTCTACGACCCCCACTGGACCCTCCACGCGGCCGCCGAACAGTCCTACACCGGCCCCGCCGCCCCCTGGCCGCCCCCCTACCGGGCCGGCAGCCGCCGCCCCCGGACGGGCCGCACCGACACCCCGAAACCCCGGCTGTCGCTGGGCGGTTGA
- a CDS encoding acyl-CoA dehydrogenase family protein yields the protein MSAFSLDPRQLAWCAELRALAAERLRPLADKGAPGSVNRPLLAELGELALLGRLFTSGALDLCLMRESLAQGCTEAETALALQGLGAHPVHAYGSAAQRERWLPGVADGSTVAAFALSEPGAGSDAAALALAAEPGGAGEWRLTGEKCWISNAPEADFYTVFARTGPQAGARGVTAFLVPADRPGLTGQALEMISPHPIGALRFDDVPVGPDDVLGEVGRGFAVAMGTLNLFRPSVGAFAVGMAQAALDATVEHTRRREAFQGRLMDLQAVSHQVAEMALRTEAARLMVYAAATAYDEGAADVPRRSAMAKLLATETAQYVVDTAVQLHGARALRSGHLLEHLYREVRAPRIYEGASEVQRSIIAKELYAASGREAR from the coding sequence GTGTCCGCATTCTCACTCGATCCGCGGCAGCTCGCCTGGTGCGCCGAACTGCGCGCCCTGGCCGCCGAACGGCTGCGCCCGCTCGCCGACAAGGGGGCCCCGGGGAGCGTCAACCGGCCGCTCCTCGCCGAGCTGGGCGAACTGGCACTGCTGGGGCGGCTGTTCACCTCCGGTGCGCTCGATCTGTGCCTGATGCGGGAGTCCCTGGCGCAGGGCTGCACCGAGGCCGAGACCGCGCTCGCCCTCCAGGGCCTCGGCGCCCATCCGGTGCACGCGTACGGCAGTGCCGCCCAGCGCGAGCGGTGGCTGCCGGGCGTCGCCGACGGCAGTACGGTCGCGGCGTTCGCGCTGAGCGAGCCGGGGGCCGGTTCGGACGCGGCCGCCCTCGCCCTCGCGGCCGAGCCGGGCGGCGCGGGCGAGTGGCGGCTCACGGGGGAGAAGTGCTGGATCTCCAACGCGCCCGAGGCCGACTTCTACACCGTCTTCGCCCGCACCGGCCCCCAGGCCGGCGCCCGGGGGGTGACGGCGTTCCTCGTCCCGGCGGACCGGCCCGGCCTCACCGGCCAGGCGCTGGAGATGATCTCGCCGCACCCCATCGGCGCGCTCCGTTTCGACGACGTGCCGGTCGGCCCCGACGATGTGCTCGGCGAGGTGGGCCGGGGGTTCGCCGTCGCCATGGGCACCCTCAACCTCTTCCGCCCCAGCGTCGGGGCGTTCGCGGTCGGGATGGCGCAGGCGGCGCTGGACGCGACCGTCGAGCACACGCGGCGACGCGAGGCCTTCCAGGGCAGGTTGATGGACCTCCAGGCGGTGTCCCACCAGGTGGCGGAGATGGCGCTGCGCACCGAGGCGGCCCGGCTGATGGTGTACGCGGCGGCCACCGCCTACGACGAGGGCGCCGCCGATGTGCCCCGGCGGTCCGCGATGGCCAAGCTGCTCGCCACCGAGACGGCGCAGTACGTCGTCGACACCGCGGTCCAGTTGCACGGCGCCCGCGCGCTGCGCAGCGGCCATCTGCTCGAACACCTCTACCGCGAGGTGCGGGCGCCGCGCATCTACGAGGGGGCGAGCGAGGTGCAACGGAGCATCATCGCCAAGGAGTTGTACGCCGCGAGCGGTCGGGAGGCACGGTGA
- a CDS encoding DUF6299 family protein, translated as MRVRSALAAVLGAAALLVTAVGPAGAAPGEFVTVDSTGRLAADGTLTLTGTYRCTGATGPVFTTSSVSQRDPRVSHGIGGGLARCDGLTHTWANSGRVTSENLVPGRAHVRATLMELRAHGLIPLPVFHATAERDVTLLQG; from the coding sequence ATGCGTGTACGCTCCGCCCTCGCCGCGGTTCTGGGCGCCGCCGCCCTGCTGGTCACCGCGGTCGGCCCGGCCGGCGCCGCCCCCGGCGAGTTCGTCACCGTCGACTCCACGGGCCGGCTCGCCGCGGACGGGACCCTCACGCTGACCGGCACCTACCGCTGCACCGGCGCCACCGGCCCGGTCTTCACCACGTCCTCGGTCAGCCAGCGCGACCCCCGGGTCAGCCACGGCATCGGCGGCGGCCTCGCCCGCTGCGACGGCCTCACCCACACCTGGGCCAACTCCGGCAGGGTCACGAGCGAGAACCTCGTGCCCGGCCGGGCCCACGTCAGGGCCACGCTGATGGAACTGCGCGCCCACGGCCTGATCCCCCTGCCGGTCTTCCACGCGACCGCCGAACGGGACGTCACCCTGCTCCAGGGGTGA
- a CDS encoding acyl-CoA carboxylase epsilon subunit gives MPASPTPPIRVERGQATDEELAALTVLLLTRAAHPAPGTESTSPGTTSWRPHPFHAPHSWQRA, from the coding sequence ATGCCCGCATCCCCCACTCCCCCGATCCGCGTCGAACGGGGCCAGGCCACGGACGAGGAACTGGCCGCCCTCACCGTCCTCCTCCTCACCCGCGCCGCCCACCCGGCCCCGGGCACGGAATCGACCTCCCCCGGCACCACCTCCTGGCGCCCGCACCCCTTCCACGCACCGCACAGCTGGCAGCGCGCGTAG
- a CDS encoding ATP-binding protein, with protein sequence MNGLALHERPTESASWRLALPHTAAAVPVARALVRTALSEVEQAPDCDTAELLTAELVANAVEHTAGRGPIELVVEVAPTGCQVEVHDPDPAPPGQLTRPVLEEPDVWQEGGRGLLLIRALSAACGHRPTPKGKAVWFTLPVVPAQRRPR encoded by the coding sequence ATGAACGGACTCGCCTTGCACGAACGCCCCACCGAATCGGCCTCCTGGCGCCTGGCGCTGCCGCACACCGCCGCGGCGGTGCCGGTGGCCCGCGCGCTGGTGCGCACGGCCCTTTCCGAGGTGGAGCAGGCGCCCGACTGCGACACGGCGGAGCTGCTCACGGCCGAGCTGGTGGCCAACGCGGTGGAGCACACCGCGGGCCGCGGGCCGATCGAACTGGTGGTGGAGGTGGCGCCGACCGGCTGCCAGGTCGAGGTGCACGACCCGGACCCCGCGCCGCCCGGTCAGCTGACCCGGCCGGTGCTGGAGGAGCCCGACGTGTGGCAGGAGGGCGGGCGCGGGCTGCTGCTGATCCGCGCGCTGAGCGCCGCGTGCGGACACCGCCCCACCCCGAAGGGCAAGGCGGTGTGGTTCACACTGCCTGTGGTTCCCGCTCAGCGGCGTCCGCGGTGA
- a CDS encoding ferritin-like domain-containing protein, whose product MRTGDFAEWTRRFEDERERRRAEGDPDWARGARLDPAVWAGIQRFQVGEDGDGANLVGKADQAGDGDYARAVRLFVAEERNHARLLARLLAAGGVPTLAGHWSDAVFVRLRRLMGLRLELLVLMIAEVVALRYYRALRDGTDDALTSDVAGRILCDEQRHVPFHCERLHSLLAELPRPARRPVMAAWQLLLLAASLVVATDHGPALRRLGVGRRRFVADVVSSSGPVVRAVLSPRPDAWTNTI is encoded by the coding sequence GTGCGGACGGGCGACTTCGCCGAGTGGACGAGACGGTTCGAGGACGAGCGCGAGCGCAGGCGGGCCGAGGGGGACCCGGACTGGGCGCGGGGCGCGAGGCTCGATCCGGCGGTGTGGGCCGGCATCCAGCGCTTCCAGGTCGGCGAGGACGGTGACGGCGCCAATCTGGTCGGCAAGGCGGACCAGGCCGGTGACGGCGACTACGCGCGGGCGGTCCGGCTGTTCGTCGCCGAGGAGCGCAACCACGCCCGGCTGCTCGCCCGGCTGCTGGCGGCGGGTGGCGTGCCGACGCTGGCGGGCCACTGGAGCGACGCGGTCTTCGTGCGGCTGCGGCGCCTCATGGGCCTGCGCCTGGAACTGCTGGTGCTGATGATCGCGGAGGTGGTGGCGCTCCGCTACTACCGGGCCCTGCGTGACGGCACCGACGACGCGCTCACCTCGGACGTGGCGGGGCGGATCCTCTGCGACGAGCAGCGCCACGTCCCCTTCCACTGCGAGCGGCTGCACTCCCTTCTCGCGGAGCTGCCCCGCCCGGCGCGCCGCCCGGTGATGGCCGCGTGGCAGCTCCTCCTCCTCGCCGCGTCCCTGGTCGTCGCCACCGACCACGGCCCGGCGCTGCGCCGGCTCGGCGTCGGCCGGCGGCGCTTCGTGGCCGACGTCGTGTCCTCGTCCGGCCCGGTCGTCCGCGCGGTGCTGTCGCCCCGTCCGGACGCCTGGACGAACACGATCTGA
- a CDS encoding amino acid permease — protein MPAPRIKSPHLLVAESGADREGHGLKRTMGLFQLICFGVGAIVGTGIFVGLSDSVAQAGPAVVVSFVLAAVTCVFTAFSFAELGGAIPVSGSSYSFAYAGLGESTAFLVGWCLLLEYGISISAVAVGWSQYVNELLHSLTGWQLPALLSAGPGDGGIVNLPAVLVIAMASVLLVRGVRESARATAAMAAVKLAILLAFCAIGYSAFKHGNLTPFSPAGLGGIGAGTTAAFFSYIGFDAITTAGEEAKNPRRDIPVAIMVCMGIVTLLYCAVAVAAIGAIGGKQVAGRPAALSYVVNEVTGSTIGGGVIAFGAVVAIASVVLAVMYGQTRILMSMSRDGLIPRVFEKVSPKTSTPVAGTLIVAVVFALPAAFASLDSVMNLCTIGTLAIMAVVNIAVMALRRREPGLSRSFRVPLYPVGPLLGIAFCLYLMYETGWHTWVQFAVFLAVGLAVYAAYGRRHSTLAGDAAGVTADAAEREPQAV, from the coding sequence ATGCCCGCTCCCCGCATCAAGTCCCCCCACCTGCTCGTCGCCGAATCCGGCGCGGACCGCGAGGGGCACGGCCTGAAGCGCACGATGGGGCTCTTCCAGCTCATCTGCTTCGGCGTCGGCGCCATCGTCGGCACCGGCATCTTCGTCGGGCTCTCCGACTCCGTGGCCCAGGCCGGCCCCGCCGTCGTCGTCTCCTTCGTCCTCGCCGCCGTCACCTGCGTCTTCACCGCCTTCTCCTTCGCGGAGCTGGGCGGCGCGATCCCGGTCTCCGGCTCCTCGTACTCCTTCGCCTACGCCGGCCTCGGCGAGTCCACCGCGTTCCTCGTCGGCTGGTGCCTGCTGCTGGAGTACGGCATCTCCATCTCGGCCGTCGCCGTCGGCTGGAGCCAGTACGTCAACGAGCTGCTGCACAGCCTCACCGGCTGGCAGCTGCCCGCCCTGCTGTCCGCCGGCCCCGGCGACGGCGGGATCGTCAACCTGCCCGCGGTGCTGGTGATCGCCATGGCCTCGGTGCTGCTGGTGCGCGGGGTGCGCGAGAGCGCCCGGGCGACCGCCGCCATGGCCGCCGTCAAGCTGGCGATCCTGCTCGCCTTCTGCGCCATCGGCTACAGCGCCTTCAAGCACGGCAACCTCACCCCGTTCTCCCCGGCCGGCCTCGGCGGCATCGGCGCGGGCACCACCGCCGCGTTCTTCTCGTACATCGGCTTCGACGCGATCACCACCGCCGGCGAGGAGGCCAAGAACCCCCGCCGTGACATCCCCGTGGCGATCATGGTCTGCATGGGCATCGTGACGCTGCTGTACTGCGCGGTCGCGGTCGCCGCGATCGGCGCCATCGGCGGCAAGCAGGTCGCCGGCCGCCCCGCCGCCCTGTCCTACGTCGTCAACGAGGTCACCGGCTCGACCATCGGCGGCGGTGTGATCGCCTTCGGGGCGGTCGTCGCCATCGCCTCCGTGGTGCTCGCCGTGATGTACGGCCAGACCCGCATCCTGATGTCGATGTCCCGGGACGGCCTGATCCCGCGGGTCTTCGAGAAGGTCTCCCCGAAGACCTCCACGCCGGTCGCGGGCACCCTGATCGTCGCGGTCGTCTTCGCGCTCCCGGCGGCCTTCGCCTCCCTGGACTCCGTGATGAACCTGTGCACCATCGGCACGCTGGCGATCATGGCCGTCGTGAACATCGCGGTGATGGCCCTGCGCCGCCGGGAGCCGGGCCTGAGCCGCAGCTTCCGGGTGCCGCTCTACCCGGTGGGCCCGCTGCTCGGCATCGCCTTCTGCCTCTACCTGATGTACGAGACCGGCTGGCACACCTGGGTGCAGTTCGCGGTCTTCCTCGCCGTGGGCCTCGCCGTCTACGCCGCCTACGGGCGCCGGCACTCCACGCTGGCCGGCGACGCCGCGGGCGTCACCGCGGACGCCGCTGAGCGGGAACCACAGGCAGTGTGA
- a CDS encoding RidA family protein produces the protein MTDERAGSVERVNPAELSPPTGFSHAVVATGARVVFLAGQTALDADGKITGGTTAEQFERALGNLLTALRAAGGTPADLARVTVYTTDVAAYRAQARELGRVWRAVAGRDYPAMAVVGVVRLWDEQALVELDGFAVLP, from the coding sequence GTGACGGACGAGCGGGCCGGTTCGGTGGAGCGCGTCAACCCGGCGGAGCTGTCCCCGCCGACGGGGTTCTCGCACGCCGTCGTCGCGACCGGGGCCCGGGTGGTGTTCCTCGCGGGTCAGACCGCGCTCGATGCCGACGGGAAGATCACCGGTGGCACGACGGCCGAGCAGTTCGAGCGGGCCCTCGGCAATCTGCTCACTGCCTTGCGCGCGGCCGGTGGCACCCCCGCCGACCTCGCGCGGGTCACCGTCTACACCACGGACGTCGCCGCGTACCGCGCACAGGCGCGGGAACTGGGGCGCGTCTGGCGGGCGGTGGCGGGCCGGGACTATCCGGCGATGGCCGTGGTGGGGGTCGTACGGCTGTGGGACGAGCAGGCGCTGGTGGAGCTGGACGGGTTCGCGGTCCTTCCGTAG
- a CDS encoding enoyl-CoA hydratase family protein, protein MSPFTGSAARTADWEHLRLRLADGVATVTLARPDKLNALTFGAYADLRDLLAELSRERSVRALVLAGEGRGFCSGGDVDEIIGATLALDTAQLLDFNRMTGQVVRALRECPFPVIAAVHGVAAGAGAVLALAADFRVADPSARFAFLFTRVGLSGGDMGAAYLLPRVVGLGHATRLLMLGEPVRAPEAERIGLISELTEEGHADEAAQALARRLATGPALAHAQTKALLTAELDMPLAAAVELDAATQALLMNGEDYREFHASFTQKRPPKWQGR, encoded by the coding sequence ATGAGTCCCTTCACCGGCTCCGCCGCCCGCACAGCCGACTGGGAGCACCTGCGCCTCCGGCTCGCCGACGGGGTCGCCACGGTCACCCTCGCCCGCCCCGACAAGCTCAACGCCCTCACCTTCGGCGCCTACGCCGACCTGCGCGATCTGCTGGCCGAGCTGTCCCGGGAGCGCTCGGTGCGCGCCCTGGTGCTGGCCGGGGAGGGGCGCGGCTTCTGCTCCGGCGGCGACGTGGACGAGATCATCGGCGCCACCCTCGCCCTGGACACCGCCCAGCTGCTCGACTTCAACCGGATGACCGGCCAGGTGGTGCGCGCCCTGCGCGAATGCCCGTTCCCGGTGATCGCCGCCGTGCACGGGGTCGCGGCGGGCGCCGGGGCCGTGCTCGCCCTCGCGGCCGACTTCCGGGTCGCGGACCCGAGCGCCCGCTTCGCCTTCCTCTTCACCCGGGTCGGCCTGTCCGGCGGCGACATGGGCGCGGCCTATCTGCTGCCCCGGGTCGTCGGCCTCGGCCACGCCACCCGGCTGCTGATGCTGGGCGAGCCGGTGCGCGCCCCCGAGGCCGAGCGCATCGGCCTGATCAGCGAACTCACCGAGGAGGGCCACGCCGACGAGGCCGCCCAGGCCCTGGCCCGCCGGCTGGCCACCGGCCCCGCACTGGCCCACGCCCAGACGAAGGCCCTGCTGACGGCGGAGCTGGACATGCCGCTGGCGGCCGCCGTGGAGCTGGACGCGGCGACCCAGGCGCTGCTGATGAACGGCGAGGACTACCGAGAGTTCCACGCGTCGTTCACCCAGAAGCGCCCGCCGAAGTGGCAGGGGCGGTGA
- a CDS encoding PaaX family transcriptional regulator, with protein MINVSDQRAPRSLIVTLYGAYGRFMPGPVPVAELIRLLAAVGVDAPSVRSSVSRLKRRGLLLPARTASGAAGYELSAEARQLLEDGDRRIYAAAPPEDAGWVLAVFSVPETERQKRHVLRSRLSALGFGTAAPGVWIAPARLHEETEHTLRRLHLDPYVDFFRGEHLGFAPTAEAVARWWDLPAIAREHERFLDAHAPVLRAWQDRPDTPPEDAYRDYLLALDSWRHLPYTDPGLPAHLLPPAWPGLRSAEVFQALHDRLRDPGARFALPAP; from the coding sequence ATGATCAACGTGTCCGACCAGCGCGCTCCCAGGTCCCTCATCGTCACGCTCTACGGCGCGTACGGCCGGTTCATGCCCGGCCCGGTACCCGTCGCCGAGCTGATCCGGCTGCTGGCCGCGGTCGGCGTGGACGCGCCCTCGGTCCGCTCCTCGGTGTCCCGGCTCAAGCGGCGCGGCCTGCTGCTGCCCGCCCGCACCGCCTCCGGTGCGGCTGGTTACGAACTCTCAGCCGAGGCACGGCAGTTGCTGGAAGACGGCGACCGCCGCATCTACGCCGCCGCACCACCCGAGGACGCGGGCTGGGTGCTCGCGGTGTTCTCGGTGCCCGAGACGGAACGGCAGAAGCGGCACGTCCTGCGCTCCCGCCTGTCCGCGCTCGGCTTCGGCACGGCGGCGCCGGGCGTGTGGATCGCCCCCGCGCGCCTGCACGAGGAGACCGAACACACCCTGCGCCGCCTCCACTTGGACCCCTACGTCGACTTCTTCCGCGGTGAGCACCTGGGGTTCGCGCCCACGGCCGAGGCGGTGGCGCGCTGGTGGGACCTGCCCGCCATCGCCCGGGAGCACGAGCGCTTCCTGGACGCCCACGCGCCGGTGCTGCGCGCCTGGCAGGACCGCCCGGACACCCCGCCCGAGGACGCCTACCGCGACTACCTGCTCGCCCTCGACTCCTGGCGCCACCTCCCCTACACCGACCCCGGCCTGCCCGCCCACCTCCTGCCCCCGGCCTGGCCGGGTCTGCGTTCGGCCGAGGTCTTCCAGGCCCTGCACGACCGCCTCCGGGACCCGGGCGCGCGGTTCGCCCTGCCCGCCCCGTGA